In Tripterygium wilfordii isolate XIE 37 chromosome 23, ASM1340144v1, whole genome shotgun sequence, one genomic interval encodes:
- the LOC119993435 gene encoding membrane-anchored ubiquitin-fold protein 2-like isoform X3 encodes MAGAQDQVEIRFRLMDGSDIGPKSFSAATSVATLKESILIQWPREKENGPRMVKDVMLISAGKILENSRTLGECQSPLCDIPGGVSTMHVVVQPPMKKVHPC; translated from the exons ATGGCTGGTGCGCAAGATCAGGTAGAGATCAGATTCCGGTTGATGGATGGGTCAGATATTGGTCCCAAAAGTTTCTCTGCTGCTACAAGTGTTGCAACCTTGAAAGAAAGCATCCTTATTCAATGGCCTAGAG AAAAGGAGAATGGTCCTAGAATGGTCAAAGATGTGATGTTAATAAGTGCCGGAAAAATATTGGAGAATAGCAGAACACTAGGGGAATGCCAAAGCCCACTATGTGATATACCTGGTGGGGTTTCAACCATGCATGTTGTCGTGCAACCGCCTATGAAGAAAG
- the LOC119993452 gene encoding uncharacterized protein LOC119993452, with the protein MTDIMLLYLSNYNNPDYLKERAILAPTNEIDSDLNQYMIQQVNSEEKYYRSSDTICNQTSDANNQDVLYPVEFLNSLKIPGIPNHELKLKVGVPVMLLRNINQSKGLCNGTRLIITQLGKWFVEVEIMTGTNIGPSVLIPTIIMS; encoded by the exons ATGACTGATATTATGT TACTATACTTATCCAACTACAATAACCCAGATTATTTGAAGGAAAGAGCCATTCTTGCACCGACAAACGAAATTGACAGCGATCTCAACCAATACATGATACAGCAAGTCAATTCAGAGGAAAAATATTACAGAAGTTCAGATACCATATGCAACCAGACTTCAGATGCAAACAACCAAGATGTCTTATATCCAGTTGAGTTTCTTAATAGTTTAAAAATACCGggaattccaaatcatgaacTCAAGTTGAAGGTTGGTGTACCAGTTATGTTGTTGAGGAACATCAATCAGAGTAAGGGTTTGTGCAATGGTACAAGACTTATAATTACCCAACTTGGTAAATGGTTTGTCGAGGTTGAAATCATGACGGGCACAAATATTGGACCATCAGTTCTTATACCAACGATAATTATGTCCTAA
- the LOC119993353 gene encoding probable galacturonosyltransferase 13 isoform X1, translated as MQLHFSPSMRSITISSSNGFIDVMKIKVAARHFSYRTLFHTILILAFLLPFVFILTALVTLEGVNKCSSFDCLGRRIGPRLPWRVDDSGQRLVRDFYKILNQVNTEKIPDGLKPPDSFSQLVSEMKNNQYDARTFAFMIRGMMEKLEREIRESKFSELMNKHFAASSIPKGIHCLSLRLTDEYSSNAMARKQLPSPELLPLLSDNSYHHFVLSTDNILAAAVVVASAVQSSLNPEKIVFHVITDKKTYAGMHSWFALYPVTPAIVEVKGVHQFDWLTRENVPVLEAVENHNGIRNYYHGNHVTGANLSDTTPRIFAAKLLARSPKYISLLNHLRIYLPELFPNLDKLVFLDDDVVIQRDLSPLWELDLEGKVNGAVETCKGEDEWVMSKRFKNYFNFSHPLITKHLDPEECAWAYGMNIFDLRAWRKTDIKETYHSWLKKNLRSNLTMWKLGTLPPALIAFQGHVHPIDPSWHMLGLGYQSKTNIENIKKAAVIHYNGQSKPWLQIGFEHLRQFWSKYVNYSNDFIRNCHILES; from the exons ATGCAGCTTCACTTCTCGCCTAGTATGAGAAGCATCACGATATCGAGCAGCAATGGGTTTATTGACGTGATGAAGATCAAGGTCGCAGCTCGCCACTTCTCATATCGAACACTCTTCCACACAATCCTCATTCTTGCTTTCTTATTACCATTTGTATTCATCCTTACTGCTCTTGTTACCCTGGAAGGTGTCAACAAGTGCTCCTCATTCG ATTGTTTAGGCAGGCGGATTGGACCCAGACTTCCTTGGAGGGTTGATGATTCAGGG CAGCGATTGGTTAGAGACTTCTACAAGATTCTCAATCAAGTGAACACTGAGAAAATCCCGGATGGTCTGAAGCCCCCAGATTCGTTTAGTCAACTTGTATCTGAAATGAAGAATAATCAATACGATGCTAGGACCTTTGCTTTCATGATAAGGGGAATG ATGGAGAAACTTGAAAGGGAGATCAGGGAATCTAAATTTTCTGAATTGATGAACAAGCACTTTGCTGCAAGTTCCATTCCAAAAGGAATCCATTGTCTGTCACTTCGGTTGACTGATGAGTATTCCTCTAATGCTATGGCACGGAAACAATTGCCTTCTCCAGAGTTACTTCCTTTGCTATCAGACAATTCGTACCACCACTTTGTCTTGTCAACCGATAACATTTTGGCTGCCGCAGTTGTTGTTGCATCTGCCGTTCAGTCATCCTTAAATCCAGAAAAGATTGTCTTCCATGTAATCACGGATAAGAAGACCTATGCAGGTATGCATTCATGGTTTGCACTATATCCTGTCACCCCTGCTATTGTAGAAGTCAAAGGTGTCCACCAGTTTGACTGGTTAACCAGAGAGAATGTGCCTGTGCTTGAAGCCGTCGAGAATCATAATGGAATCAGAAATTACTACCATGGAAATCATGTTACAGGGGCCAATCTCAGTGATACAACTCCGAGAATATTTGCTGCAAAGCTGTTGGCTAGAAGTCCAAAGTACATATCCTTGCTCAACCATCTTCGCATATATTTACCAGAG CTCTTTCCAAACCTCGACAAGCTGGTCTTTCTAGATGACGATGTAGTAATTCAGCGTGATTTGTCCCCACTTTGGGAGCTTGACCTTGAGGGAAAGGTTAATGGAGCTGTAGAAACTTGTAAAGGTGAAGATGAGTGGGTAATGTCGAAACGTTTCAAGAACTACTTCAATTTTTCCCATCCACTCATAACAAAGCACTTGGACCCTGAAGAATGTGCGTGGGCCTATGGGATGAATATCTTTGATCTCCGAGCGTGGAGGAAAACAGATATTAAGGAAACTTACCATTCCTGGctaaaaaag AATTTAAGGTCAAATTTGACAATGTGGAAGCTTGGAACCCTTCCACCTGCTTTGATAGCATTTCAAGGTCATGTTCACCCAATCGACCCATCATGGCACATGCTCGGGTTGGGGTATCAGAGTAAGACAAATATTGAGAATATAAAAAAGGCTGCAGTTATCCACTATAATGGGCAGTCAAAACCATGGTTGCAGATTGGCTTCGAACATCTCCGGCAATTTTGGTCAAAATATGTTAACTactctaatgattttattaGGAACTGCCACATCTTGGAGTCGTAA
- the LOC119993353 gene encoding probable galacturonosyltransferase 14 isoform X2 encodes MQLHFSPSMRSITISSSNGFIDVMKIKVAARHFSYRTLFHTILILAFLLPFVFILTALVTLEGVNKCSSFDCLGRRIGPRLPWRVDDSGRLVRDFYKILNQVNTEKIPDGLKPPDSFSQLVSEMKNNQYDARTFAFMIRGMMEKLEREIRESKFSELMNKHFAASSIPKGIHCLSLRLTDEYSSNAMARKQLPSPELLPLLSDNSYHHFVLSTDNILAAAVVVASAVQSSLNPEKIVFHVITDKKTYAGMHSWFALYPVTPAIVEVKGVHQFDWLTRENVPVLEAVENHNGIRNYYHGNHVTGANLSDTTPRIFAAKLLARSPKYISLLNHLRIYLPELFPNLDKLVFLDDDVVIQRDLSPLWELDLEGKVNGAVETCKGEDEWVMSKRFKNYFNFSHPLITKHLDPEECAWAYGMNIFDLRAWRKTDIKETYHSWLKKNLRSNLTMWKLGTLPPALIAFQGHVHPIDPSWHMLGLGYQSKTNIENIKKAAVIHYNGQSKPWLQIGFEHLRQFWSKYVNYSNDFIRNCHILES; translated from the exons ATGCAGCTTCACTTCTCGCCTAGTATGAGAAGCATCACGATATCGAGCAGCAATGGGTTTATTGACGTGATGAAGATCAAGGTCGCAGCTCGCCACTTCTCATATCGAACACTCTTCCACACAATCCTCATTCTTGCTTTCTTATTACCATTTGTATTCATCCTTACTGCTCTTGTTACCCTGGAAGGTGTCAACAAGTGCTCCTCATTCG ATTGTTTAGGCAGGCGGATTGGACCCAGACTTCCTTGGAGGGTTGATGATTCAGGG CGATTGGTTAGAGACTTCTACAAGATTCTCAATCAAGTGAACACTGAGAAAATCCCGGATGGTCTGAAGCCCCCAGATTCGTTTAGTCAACTTGTATCTGAAATGAAGAATAATCAATACGATGCTAGGACCTTTGCTTTCATGATAAGGGGAATG ATGGAGAAACTTGAAAGGGAGATCAGGGAATCTAAATTTTCTGAATTGATGAACAAGCACTTTGCTGCAAGTTCCATTCCAAAAGGAATCCATTGTCTGTCACTTCGGTTGACTGATGAGTATTCCTCTAATGCTATGGCACGGAAACAATTGCCTTCTCCAGAGTTACTTCCTTTGCTATCAGACAATTCGTACCACCACTTTGTCTTGTCAACCGATAACATTTTGGCTGCCGCAGTTGTTGTTGCATCTGCCGTTCAGTCATCCTTAAATCCAGAAAAGATTGTCTTCCATGTAATCACGGATAAGAAGACCTATGCAGGTATGCATTCATGGTTTGCACTATATCCTGTCACCCCTGCTATTGTAGAAGTCAAAGGTGTCCACCAGTTTGACTGGTTAACCAGAGAGAATGTGCCTGTGCTTGAAGCCGTCGAGAATCATAATGGAATCAGAAATTACTACCATGGAAATCATGTTACAGGGGCCAATCTCAGTGATACAACTCCGAGAATATTTGCTGCAAAGCTGTTGGCTAGAAGTCCAAAGTACATATCCTTGCTCAACCATCTTCGCATATATTTACCAGAG CTCTTTCCAAACCTCGACAAGCTGGTCTTTCTAGATGACGATGTAGTAATTCAGCGTGATTTGTCCCCACTTTGGGAGCTTGACCTTGAGGGAAAGGTTAATGGAGCTGTAGAAACTTGTAAAGGTGAAGATGAGTGGGTAATGTCGAAACGTTTCAAGAACTACTTCAATTTTTCCCATCCACTCATAACAAAGCACTTGGACCCTGAAGAATGTGCGTGGGCCTATGGGATGAATATCTTTGATCTCCGAGCGTGGAGGAAAACAGATATTAAGGAAACTTACCATTCCTGGctaaaaaag AATTTAAGGTCAAATTTGACAATGTGGAAGCTTGGAACCCTTCCACCTGCTTTGATAGCATTTCAAGGTCATGTTCACCCAATCGACCCATCATGGCACATGCTCGGGTTGGGGTATCAGAGTAAGACAAATATTGAGAATATAAAAAAGGCTGCAGTTATCCACTATAATGGGCAGTCAAAACCATGGTTGCAGATTGGCTTCGAACATCTCCGGCAATTTTGGTCAAAATATGTTAACTactctaatgattttattaGGAACTGCCACATCTTGGAGTCGTAA
- the LOC119993598 gene encoding BAG family molecular chaperone regulator 8, chloroplastic-like, with product MASHHHCCHPNPPPTTATTTWCCSSTHCYDQKHQLAPPQSQPQAPADPLLQTIATLLQQQSLSTYPTKSQTLQNPQLQKQQYEQQKTFLKQQELHSQTQSILSSLLERINVLESSLHRLCTFGFYHSPSSSVRDAAARVIQTHFRAFLVRRSRTLRQLKEVAFIRSSFNSLKSSVSNETHFNVDVVYQQAMDLLLKLDSIQDGDPMIRDGKRSVSRELVRFLEFVDQFAVKRHAVSFQSRKGLKLVHKGTKSRNLRNSNSTNIQADKKEIIDNLRERIEKIHNFTRVCENDEEEVEFEGFHQVINEDDDDHDNKSSSRSTINGKSGIPKTRNGILIPRNGSQLRVRKSVSFAVNGSLSRVFGNAREPVSGGEGLSTDGSVSSDDEEEAVENKFEDYNGFFRDAKDNKAHMEDGGSLQSSDGVNFTFSTPVPVKMENRVDLLNKRKAGKIAI from the exons ATGGCATCTCACCACCATTGTTGCCACCCAAACCCACCTcccaccaccgccaccaccactTGGTGCTGCAGTTCCACCCACTGTTATGACCAAAAACATCAACTTGCACCACCTCAATCACAACCTCAAGCGCCCGCAGATCCACTCCTCCAAACCATAGCCACACTTCTCCAGCAACAATCACTATCCACATACCCCACAAAATCCCAAACCCTCCAGAATCCACAGCTCCAAAAGCAACAGTACGAGCAGCAAAAGACTTTCTTGAAACAACAAGAGCTGCATAGTCAAACCCAGTCTATTCTGTCTTCACTTCTCGAGCGAATCAATGTCCTTGAATCCTCTCTCCACCGGTTGTGCACATTTGGGTTTTATCATTCTCCTTCAAGTTCTGTCAGAGATGCAGCTGCTCGGGTTATTCAAACTCACTTCCGCGCCTTTCTCGTTCGCAGATCAAGAACCCTTAGACAGCTCAAGGAGGTTGCTTTCATCAGATCGAGTTTCAACTCTCTCAAATCCTCTGTCTCTAATGAAACCCAtttcaatgtggacgttgtttATCAGCAAGCCATGGATTTGCTTCTTAAACTTGATTCCATTCAG GATGGGGATCCAATGATCAGAGATGGGAAGAGGTCAGTTAGCAGAGAATTGGTAAGGTTTTTAGAGTTTGTTGATCAGTTTGCTGTGAAAAGGCATGCAGTTTCATTCCAGTCTAGAAAAGGACTGAAATTGGTGCATAAAGGAACCAAATCTAGGAACTTGAGGAATTCTAATAGCACCAACATTCAGGCTGATAAGAAGGAAATCATAGACAACTTGAGGGAAAGAATTGAAAAGATCCATAATTTTACTAGGGTTTGTGAGAATGATGAGGAAGAGGTGGAGTTTGAAGGGTTTCACCAAGTCATCAATGAGGACGATGATGATCACGATAATAAAAGCTCTAGTAGGTCTACCATTAATGGGAAGTCTGGAATTCCCAAAACTCGAAATGGGATTTTGATCCCGAGGAATGGGAGTCAACTTAGAGTGAGAAAAAGTGTGAGCTTTGCTGTTAATGGGAGTTTGTCAAGGGTTTTTGGCAATGCTCGTGAACCAGTTTCAGGTGGGGAAGGTCTTTCCACGGATGGGAGTGtttctagtgatgatgaagaagaggcCGTGGAAAATAAATTTGAAGATTACAACGGATTCTTTAGGGATGCCAAGGATAACAAAGCACACATGGAGGATGGAGGATCTCTTCAGAGCAGTGATGGAGTGAACTTCACATTTTCCACTCCAGTGCCTGTGAAAATGGAAAACAGAGTTGATTTACTGAATAAGAGGAAGGCTGGAAAAATTGCTATATAA